From Sphingomonas nostoxanthinifaciens, a single genomic window includes:
- a CDS encoding carbonic anhydrase, producing the protein MNELIGRVFSFEKNTYPNQSELYGKLAREGQSPKALMISCADSRVVPEHVMQAAPGDLFVCRNAGNIVPPFGDAIGGVSATVEYAVMVLGVRDIIVCGHSDCGAMKGLAGDPAKLSAMPNVAAWIRHGDAARAIVDSSYPDLSDHDRVHAISLENVVAQIAHLRTHPSVAAAIARGELALHGWFVDIHAGQVLGLDGDTGRFVPLREDAPLPVALAAGQRFAADFALAAE; encoded by the coding sequence ATGAACGAGCTGATCGGCCGCGTCTTCAGCTTCGAGAAGAACACGTATCCCAACCAGAGCGAGCTTTACGGCAAGCTCGCGCGCGAAGGGCAGAGCCCCAAAGCGCTGATGATCTCCTGCGCCGATTCGCGCGTGGTGCCCGAGCATGTGATGCAGGCCGCCCCCGGCGACCTGTTCGTCTGCCGCAATGCGGGCAATATCGTCCCGCCGTTCGGTGACGCGATCGGCGGCGTCTCGGCCACGGTCGAATATGCCGTGATGGTGCTGGGCGTGCGCGACATCATCGTCTGTGGCCATTCGGACTGCGGCGCAATGAAGGGCCTCGCCGGCGATCCGGCCAAGCTGTCGGCGATGCCCAACGTCGCCGCGTGGATACGCCATGGCGACGCCGCGCGCGCGATCGTCGATTCGAGCTACCCCGATCTGTCCGATCATGATCGCGTCCACGCGATCAGCCTCGAGAACGTCGTCGCGCAGATCGCGCACCTGCGCACACATCCCTCGGTCGCCGCCGCGATCGCGCGCGGCGAGCTGGCGCTGCATGGCTGGTTCGTCGACATCCATGCCGGCCAGGTGCTGGGCCTCGACGGCGACACCGGGCGGTTCGTGCCGCTGCGCGAGGATGCGCCGTTGCCGGTGGCGCTCGCCGCCGGCCAGCGCTTCGCCGCCGATTTCGCGCTGGCGGCGGAGTGA
- a CDS encoding SulP family inorganic anion transporter, giving the protein MGALLSRLSGGGSRDLTASIVVFLVAMPLCMGIAVASGMPPEKGLVTGIIGGLVVGALSGSPLQVSGPAAGLAVIVFELVRDKGLSALGPILIIAGLIQVVAGIFRLGGWFRAISPAVVHGMLAGIGVLIVAGQFHVLFDAKPLPSGLANLSAMPERLLGLDPTNMAGAEAAFAIGLLTIVAMLGWEKLRPASMRLVPGALVGVAAATLAVFATGLGVTHVSVPSNILAAIDLPDGGILGRFADPAIWASALAIAFIASAETLLSAAAVDRMHDGVRTDYDKELRAQGVGNMLCGVAGALPMTGVIVRSSANVQAGAVSRASAMLHGAWILGFVVLMPWLLREIPMAALGGILVVTGWRLVSLHHVTHLFRHYGALPALVWVATLTTVVAKDLLTGVLVGLALSSLELLPHLRRLRLGVHERHEEEESAIALHGTATFVTLPKLTRTLDAVPHGRPVRLDVGRLTGIDHTSAEMLKDWLARRRAAGTPIRVDGDTDHLKGITA; this is encoded by the coding sequence ATGGGCGCTTTGCTGTCCCGCCTGAGCGGGGGCGGATCGCGTGACCTGACCGCGTCGATCGTCGTCTTCCTCGTCGCGATGCCGCTCTGCATGGGCATCGCCGTCGCCTCGGGCATGCCGCCCGAAAAGGGGCTGGTGACGGGCATCATCGGCGGCCTCGTCGTCGGCGCGCTTTCGGGCTCGCCGCTGCAGGTGAGCGGCCCGGCTGCCGGCCTCGCGGTGATCGTGTTCGAGCTGGTGCGCGACAAGGGCCTGTCGGCGCTCGGCCCGATCCTTATTATCGCCGGGCTGATCCAGGTCGTCGCCGGTATCTTCCGGCTCGGCGGCTGGTTCCGCGCCATCTCGCCGGCGGTCGTCCACGGCATGCTGGCGGGCATCGGCGTGCTGATCGTCGCCGGCCAGTTCCACGTGCTGTTCGACGCCAAGCCATTGCCCAGCGGCCTCGCCAACCTGTCGGCCATGCCCGAGCGGCTGCTCGGCCTCGACCCGACCAACATGGCGGGCGCGGAGGCGGCGTTCGCGATCGGCCTGCTGACGATCGTCGCGATGCTGGGGTGGGAGAAGCTCCGTCCCGCTTCGATGCGGTTGGTGCCCGGCGCGCTCGTCGGCGTCGCCGCCGCGACGCTCGCCGTGTTCGCGACCGGCCTCGGCGTGACGCACGTCTCGGTGCCGAGCAACATCCTCGCGGCGATCGACCTGCCGGACGGCGGCATCCTCGGCCGCTTCGCCGACCCCGCAATCTGGGCGAGCGCGCTCGCCATCGCCTTCATCGCCAGCGCCGAGACATTGCTGTCGGCGGCGGCGGTCGATCGCATGCACGACGGCGTGCGTACCGACTATGACAAGGAACTGCGCGCGCAGGGCGTCGGCAACATGCTGTGCGGCGTCGCCGGCGCGTTGCCGATGACCGGCGTGATCGTGCGCTCGTCGGCCAACGTGCAGGCCGGCGCGGTCTCGCGCGCCTCGGCGATGCTGCACGGCGCGTGGATCCTCGGTTTCGTGGTGCTGATGCCGTGGCTGCTGCGCGAGATCCCGATGGCGGCGCTGGGCGGCATCCTCGTCGTGACCGGCTGGCGGCTGGTGAGCCTGCACCACGTCACCCACCTGTTCCGTCATTATGGCGCGCTGCCCGCGCTGGTGTGGGTGGCGACGCTGACGACGGTGGTGGCGAAAGATCTGCTGACCGGGGTGCTGGTCGGGCTCGCCCTGTCCTCGCTGGAGCTGCTGCCGCATCTGCGCCGCCTTCGCCTGGGCGTGCACGAGCGCCACGAGGAGGAGGAAAGCGCGATCGCGCTCCACGGCACGGCGACCTTCGTGACGCTGCCCAAGCTCACCCGTACGCTCGACGCGGTGCCGCATGGACGCCCGGTGCGACTGGACGTCGGGCGGCTCACCGGGATCGACCATACTAGCGCCGAGATGCTCAAGGACTGGCTGGCGCGCCGCCGCGCGGCGGGCACGCCGATCCGGGTCGACGGCGATACCGATCACCTCAAGGGGATCACCGCCTGA
- a CDS encoding TorF family putative porin, with translation MNLTIKAALAAISASIALPAAAQDMPKGPISVSGSAGLVTDYRFRGVSQSDNKAAIQGGLTASHESGLYASFWASNLAGWGQFGGANMELDLVGGYKLKLGGGTLDVGLTWYMYPGGSDKTDFAEPYAKLSGTIGPLSLLGGVAYAPKQEALGRWYYTGADSVAGIPNAPGDKKDNLYLWGDASAGVPGTRATVKAHVGYSHGNRGLGPNGTSVTPTGSYWDWMAGVDYALIGPVTIGVAYVDTDITKRGSAYLQPNFSQVSNGKSIAGARAVFSIGASF, from the coding sequence ATGAACCTGACGATCAAGGCCGCACTGGCGGCCATATCAGCCTCGATCGCGCTTCCGGCCGCCGCGCAGGACATGCCCAAAGGCCCGATCAGCGTGTCCGGCTCGGCCGGCCTCGTCACCGACTATCGCTTCCGTGGCGTCTCGCAGAGCGACAACAAGGCCGCGATCCAGGGCGGCCTCACCGCCAGCCACGAAAGCGGGCTCTATGCGAGCTTCTGGGCGTCGAACCTCGCCGGCTGGGGTCAGTTCGGCGGCGCCAACATGGAGCTCGATCTGGTCGGCGGCTACAAGCTCAAGCTTGGCGGGGGCACGCTCGATGTCGGCCTCACCTGGTACATGTACCCCGGCGGATCGGACAAGACCGACTTTGCCGAGCCCTATGCGAAGCTGTCGGGTACGATCGGTCCGCTCAGCCTGCTCGGCGGTGTCGCCTACGCGCCCAAGCAGGAGGCGCTCGGCCGCTGGTACTATACCGGCGCCGATTCGGTCGCGGGCATCCCCAACGCGCCCGGCGACAAGAAGGACAATCTCTATCTGTGGGGCGATGCCAGCGCGGGCGTGCCCGGCACGCGCGCGACGGTGAAGGCGCATGTCGGCTATTCGCACGGCAATCGCGGCCTCGGCCCCAACGGCACCAGCGTCACCCCGACCGGCTCATATTGGGACTGGATGGCGGGGGTCGACTATGCGCTGATCGGCCCGGTGACGATCGGGGTCGCCTATGTCGATACCGACATCACCAAACGCGGTTCTGCCTATCTCCAGCCCAATTTCAGCCAGGTCAGCAACGGCAAGTCGATCGCGGGTGCACGCGCGGTCTTCTCGATCGGCGCAAGTTTTTGA
- the arsC gene encoding arsenate reductase (glutaredoxin) (This arsenate reductase requires both glutathione and glutaredoxin to convert arsenate to arsenite, after which the efflux transporter formed by ArsA and ArsB can extrude the arsenite from the cell, providing resistance.), which translates to MRATIYHNPRCSKSREALAMLHDAGADVSVVEYLKTPPTRDELARLYARAGMTPRAGLRTAEPAAKALKDADDAAILDAMAADPILIERPLVETDKGVRLGRPSEAIREIL; encoded by the coding sequence GTGAGGGCGACGATCTACCACAATCCGCGCTGCTCGAAGTCGCGCGAGGCGCTGGCGATGCTGCACGATGCCGGCGCCGACGTGTCGGTGGTGGAGTATCTCAAGACTCCGCCGACGCGCGACGAACTGGCGCGGCTCTACGCACGCGCCGGCATGACGCCGCGCGCCGGCCTGCGCACGGCCGAGCCGGCCGCCAAGGCGCTGAAGGATGCGGACGATGCAGCGATCCTCGACGCCATGGCGGCCGACCCGATCCTGATCGAGCGGCCGCTGGTCGAGACCGACAAGGGCGTCCGCCTCGGCCGGCCGTCCGAGGCGATCCGCGAGATCCTGTAG
- the accC gene encoding acetyl-CoA carboxylase biotin carboxylase subunit, translating to MPEIKKILIANRGEIALRIHRACHEMGIRTVAAHSTADADAMHVRLADEAVCIGPPAATDSYLNIPNLISAAEISGADAIHPGYGFLSENARFAEIVEAHGLIWIGPKPEHIRTMGDKIEAKTTAAKLGLPLVPGSDGPLTELAEAKRVAAEIGYPVLIKAASGGGGRGMKVVPEEDQLETLMAQAGSEAAAAFGDATVYMEKYLGDPRHIEFQVFGDGNGNAIHLGERDCSLQRRHQKVLEEAPSPVISAEQRAEMGGIVSKAMADMGYRGAGTIEFLYEDGQFYFIEMNTRLQVEHPVTEAITGLDLVREQIRIAEGHPLTLRQEDVVFRGHAIECRINAEDPRTFAPSPGTVTQYHAPGGMNVRVDSGLYAGYRIPPYYDSMIAKLIVYGNTRAGAIRRLRRALEEFAIVGVKTTIPLHQALVDDPEFQAGDYTIKWLERWLAEQEA from the coding sequence TTGCCCGAGATCAAGAAGATCCTGATCGCCAACCGCGGCGAGATCGCGCTTCGCATCCACCGCGCATGCCATGAAATGGGCATCCGCACCGTGGCGGCGCATTCGACCGCCGACGCCGACGCGATGCACGTGCGGCTGGCTGACGAGGCGGTGTGCATCGGGCCGCCCGCGGCGACCGACAGCTACCTCAACATCCCCAATTTGATCTCGGCAGCCGAGATTTCGGGCGCGGATGCGATCCACCCTGGCTACGGCTTCCTGTCCGAAAATGCCCGCTTTGCCGAGATCGTCGAGGCGCACGGGCTGATCTGGATCGGGCCGAAGCCCGAGCACATTCGCACGATGGGCGACAAGATCGAGGCGAAGACGACCGCCGCGAAGCTCGGCCTGCCGCTGGTGCCCGGCTCCGACGGCCCGCTGACCGAGCTGGCCGAGGCCAAGCGCGTCGCCGCCGAGATCGGCTATCCCGTGCTCATCAAGGCCGCGTCGGGCGGCGGCGGGCGCGGCATGAAGGTCGTGCCCGAGGAAGACCAGCTTGAAACGCTGATGGCGCAGGCCGGCAGCGAGGCAGCCGCGGCGTTCGGCGACGCGACCGTCTACATGGAGAAATATCTCGGCGATCCGCGCCATATCGAGTTCCAGGTGTTCGGCGACGGCAACGGCAACGCCATCCACCTCGGCGAGCGCGACTGCTCGCTCCAGCGCCGCCACCAGAAGGTGCTGGAAGAGGCCCCCTCTCCCGTCATCAGCGCCGAGCAGCGCGCCGAGATGGGCGGCATCGTTTCGAAGGCGATGGCCGACATGGGCTATCGCGGTGCAGGCACGATCGAGTTCCTCTACGAGGACGGGCAGTTCTACTTCATCGAGATGAACACCCGGCTGCAGGTCGAGCATCCGGTGACCGAGGCGATCACCGGCCTCGATCTGGTGCGCGAGCAGATCCGCATCGCCGAGGGCCATCCGCTGACGCTGCGGCAGGAGGACGTGGTCTTCCGCGGCCACGCGATCGAGTGCCGCATCAATGCCGAGGATCCGCGCACCTTCGCCCCCTCGCCGGGCACGGTGACGCAATATCACGCGCCGGGCGGCATGAACGTGCGCGTCGATAGCGGGCTGTACGCCGGCTATCGTATCCCCCCTTATTACGACAGCATGATCGCCAAGCTGATCGTCTACGGCAACACGCGTGCGGGTGCGATCCGGCGGCTGCGGCGTGCGTTGGAAGAGTTCGCGATCGTGGGCGTGAAGACGACCATCCCGCTCCATCAGGCGCTGGTCGACGATCCCGAATTCCAGGCCGGCGACTATACGATCAAGTGGCTGGAGCGGTGGTTGGCCGAACAGGAAGCGTGA
- the accB gene encoding acetyl-CoA carboxylase biotin carboxyl carrier protein — translation MTETNNSMQVDAALVRQLAELLDDTNLTEIEVQDGERRIRVARTVTVAPMPAPMAQVATPAPLAAAAPLAAPPAVEAAHNPGTIRSPMVGTVYLAASPGAPALSEIGKTVAAGDTLLIVEAMKVMNPIVAPKAGRITQILVDNAQPVEFDQPLVVVE, via the coding sequence ATGACCGAAACGAATAATTCAATGCAGGTCGATGCGGCGCTCGTCCGCCAACTCGCCGAACTGCTGGACGATACGAACCTCACCGAGATCGAGGTGCAGGATGGCGAGCGGCGGATTCGCGTCGCGCGGACCGTCACGGTCGCGCCCATGCCCGCGCCGATGGCGCAGGTCGCAACGCCCGCTCCCCTCGCTGCAGCGGCACCGTTGGCGGCACCGCCCGCCGTCGAGGCCGCCCACAATCCGGGCACGATTCGCTCGCCGATGGTCGGCACGGTCTATCTCGCCGCTTCGCCCGGCGCCCCTGCGCTGTCGGAGATTGGCAAGACGGTCGCCGCTGGCGACACGTTGCTGATCGTCGAGGCGATGAAGGTGATGAACCCGATCGTCGCGCCCAAGGCCGGCCGGATCACGCAGATCCTGGTCGACAATGCCCAGCCGGTCGAGTTCGACCAGCCGCTCGTCGTGGTCGAGTAA
- the thiS gene encoding sulfur carrier protein ThiS translates to MATPIHSDGTISIIVNGGHQRIAAGATIADLANQLGLVPEKVAVERNLEIVPRSTIAQVCLEDGDELEIVHFVGGGDHPAPVADEDRWTVAGRSFRSRLIVGTGKYKDFAQNAAALEASGAEIVTVAVRRVNVTDRNAPMLSDFIDPKRVTYLPNTAGCFTAEDAIRTLRLAREAGGWDLVKLEVLGEARTLYPDMVETLRATEVLAKEGFLPMVYCVDDPIAAKRLENAGAVAIMPLGAPIGSGLGIQNQVTIRLIVEGATVPVLVDAGVGTASDAAVAMELGCDGVLMNTAIAEAKDPIAMARAMRLSVEAGRLAYKAGRMGRRRYADPSSPLAGLI, encoded by the coding sequence ATGGCGACTCCCATCCACAGCGACGGCACCATCAGCATCATCGTCAACGGCGGGCATCAGCGCATCGCCGCTGGCGCGACGATCGCCGATCTCGCCAACCAGCTCGGGCTCGTGCCGGAGAAGGTGGCGGTCGAGCGCAATCTGGAGATCGTGCCGCGCTCCACGATCGCGCAGGTGTGCCTGGAGGATGGCGACGAGCTCGAGATCGTCCATTTCGTCGGCGGCGGCGATCATCCCGCGCCGGTGGCGGACGAGGATCGCTGGACGGTGGCGGGCCGCAGCTTTCGCTCGCGCCTGATCGTCGGCACCGGCAAGTACAAGGATTTCGCCCAGAACGCCGCCGCGCTGGAAGCGTCGGGCGCGGAGATCGTCACCGTCGCGGTGCGGCGCGTCAACGTCACCGATCGCAACGCGCCGATGCTGAGCGACTTCATCGATCCGAAGCGCGTCACCTATCTGCCCAATACCGCCGGCTGCTTCACCGCCGAGGATGCGATTCGCACATTGCGGTTGGCGCGCGAGGCGGGCGGCTGGGATCTGGTGAAGCTGGAGGTGCTGGGCGAGGCGCGCACGCTCTATCCCGACATGGTCGAGACGCTGCGCGCGACCGAGGTGCTGGCCAAGGAGGGCTTCCTGCCGATGGTCTATTGCGTCGACGATCCGATCGCGGCGAAGCGGCTCGAAAATGCCGGCGCGGTCGCGATCATGCCGCTCGGCGCGCCGATCGGCTCGGGACTCGGCATCCAGAATCAGGTGACGATCCGGCTGATCGTCGAAGGCGCGACCGTGCCGGTGCTGGTCGATGCGGGCGTGGGCACAGCATCGGACGCGGCGGTGGCGATGGAACTCGGCTGCGACGGCGTGCTGATGAACACCGCGATCGCCGAGGCCAAGGATCCGATCGCGATGGCGCGCGCGATGCGCCTGTCGGTGGAGGCCGGGCGCCTGGCCTATAAAGCGGGGCGCATGGGCCGCCGCCGCTATGCCGATCCGTCGAGCCCGCTCGCCGGTCTGATCTAG
- a CDS encoding M16 family metallopeptidase gives MLKPLLLASALILTTPLAAAAPVVPPLQYVQRTLPNGLRVFAMPDAGGTTVSVQVWYNVGGRDDPRGRSGFAHLFEHLMFKATRDMAPEQMMRLTEDVGGDINASTDDDFTEYHEVAPANHLERLLWAEAERMGSLVIDQATFAAERDVVKEELRGDAARPYDSLFRLDLPAASYTTASYARSPIGSIADLDAATLADVRAFHADYYRPDNAILVVSGNFDPKQLDAWVDHYFAPIAKPAWPIPRADPAEPPRTAARRYTVHAVNTPLPAVLLSWPLPPATDPDHAAIDVLDGILSSGESSRLYQSLVYRDRIAGETGVMADLRKGTGMITAYALLTGGKTVAEAEAALRREIGRLRDEPVAAEELTRVKNQIITGALKARETAEGRAGTLASDVILENDPNASDRRIAAIEAITPADVQRAARRLLADDRAIVIADLPATGDVVDQTIAVASTVRTAPLIVPPNAPVPVQAAAADRIQPPAPGQPVTPALPVPVERKLANGMKLVVVERHAVPIVTAFLVARGGSSSDPQARAGLAELTADVLTKGTATRSATDIARTIETLGGGIGADATRDGMFLQLTVRTEALAPALRVFADVATAPAFPQAEIERERAKLIDGLSIEYTTPGSLASMVAARALYGDGPYGKPANGTPLSLKRIAHDDMAAGYRAWWRPDAVTLVMVGDITPDHAAAEAESLFGGWHAPATAVPAAPAAAALPAPRTIVVDLARTPQAAVWLARPTIARIDPRYYAMTVANAALGGGFGSRLNQEVRVKRGLAYGASSSFQARRMAGPLTVATQTKNTTVPQVVTLMRGEMARMGSELVPTAELEARKATLIGGFGRATETTDGLAGLTAGLVLEGAPLSEIARYAPSVAAVTAEQVRAVAVDLIDPKAASTIIVGDAGQFLPALKAAGVTPEVIPAATLNLDSATLR, from the coding sequence ATGCTGAAGCCGCTGCTGCTTGCCTCCGCTCTCATTCTCACGACGCCGCTCGCCGCTGCGGCACCGGTCGTGCCGCCGCTCCAATATGTGCAGCGCACCTTGCCCAACGGCCTGCGCGTCTTCGCGATGCCGGACGCGGGCGGGACGACGGTGTCCGTGCAGGTCTGGTACAATGTCGGTGGCCGCGACGATCCGCGCGGGCGCTCGGGCTTCGCGCATCTGTTCGAGCATCTGATGTTCAAGGCGACGCGCGACATGGCGCCCGAGCAGATGATGCGCCTGACCGAGGATGTCGGCGGCGACATCAACGCGTCGACCGACGACGACTTCACCGAATATCACGAGGTCGCTCCCGCCAACCATCTCGAGCGGCTGCTGTGGGCCGAGGCCGAGCGGATGGGCAGCCTCGTCATCGACCAGGCGACCTTCGCCGCCGAGCGCGACGTCGTGAAGGAGGAACTGCGCGGCGATGCGGCGCGGCCCTATGACAGCCTGTTCCGGCTCGATCTGCCGGCGGCGAGCTATACCACCGCCTCCTATGCGCGTTCCCCCATCGGCAGCATCGCCGATCTCGACGCGGCGACGCTGGCGGACGTGCGCGCATTCCACGCCGATTATTACCGGCCCGACAATGCGATCCTGGTCGTCTCGGGCAATTTCGATCCCAAGCAATTGGACGCGTGGGTCGATCATTATTTCGCGCCGATCGCGAAGCCGGCGTGGCCGATCCCCCGCGCCGATCCGGCCGAGCCGCCGCGCACCGCCGCGCGTCGCTACACCGTGCATGCCGTCAACACGCCGCTGCCGGCGGTGCTGCTGAGCTGGCCGCTGCCGCCCGCGACCGATCCCGATCATGCCGCGATCGACGTCCTCGACGGCATCCTGTCGAGCGGGGAGAGCTCGCGGCTGTACCAATCGCTCGTCTATCGCGACCGTATCGCCGGCGAGACCGGCGTGATGGCGGACCTGCGCAAGGGCACCGGCATGATCACGGCCTATGCGCTGCTGACTGGCGGCAAGACCGTCGCCGAGGCCGAGGCGGCGCTGCGCCGCGAGATCGGCCGGCTGCGCGACGAGCCGGTCGCGGCCGAGGAACTGACGCGCGTCAAGAACCAGATCATCACCGGCGCCTTGAAGGCGCGCGAAACCGCCGAGGGCCGTGCGGGCACGCTCGCCAGCGACGTGATCCTCGAGAATGATCCGAACGCCAGCGATCGGCGCATCGCCGCGATCGAGGCAATCACCCCCGCCGACGTGCAGCGCGCCGCGCGTCGCCTGCTGGCGGACGACCGCGCGATCGTGATCGCGGATCTGCCCGCGACCGGCGACGTCGTCGACCAGACGATCGCGGTCGCATCGACCGTCCGCACCGCGCCCTTGATCGTGCCGCCGAACGCGCCGGTGCCGGTGCAGGCGGCTGCCGCGGATCGCATCCAGCCGCCGGCGCCCGGACAGCCGGTCACGCCGGCTTTGCCGGTGCCGGTCGAGCGCAAGCTTGCCAATGGCATGAAGCTGGTGGTGGTCGAGCGCCACGCCGTGCCGATCGTCACCGCATTCCTGGTGGCGCGCGGTGGCTCGTCGAGCGATCCGCAGGCCCGCGCGGGGCTGGCCGAACTCACCGCCGACGTGCTTACCAAGGGCACCGCCACGCGCTCCGCCACCGACATTGCGCGCACGATCGAGACGCTGGGCGGCGGCATCGGCGCCGACGCGACCCGCGACGGCATGTTCCTGCAGCTTACGGTCCGCACCGAGGCGCTGGCGCCCGCGCTGCGCGTCTTTGCCGACGTCGCGACCGCACCGGCCTTCCCGCAGGCCGAGATCGAGCGCGAGCGCGCCAAGCTGATCGACGGGCTGTCGATCGAATATACCACGCCCGGCTCGCTGGCATCGATGGTGGCGGCGCGCGCGCTGTATGGCGACGGGCCCTATGGCAAGCCGGCCAACGGCACGCCGCTCTCGCTCAAGCGAATCGCGCACGACGACATGGCTGCCGGCTATCGCGCCTGGTGGCGGCCGGATGCGGTGACCCTGGTGATGGTGGGCGACATCACGCCCGATCACGCCGCGGCCGAGGCCGAATCGCTGTTCGGCGGCTGGCACGCGCCCGCCACGGCAGTACCGGCGGCACCCGCCGCAGCAGCACTGCCTGCGCCGCGTACGATCGTCGTCGATCTCGCCCGCACGCCGCAGGCAGCGGTGTGGCTGGCCCGGCCGACGATCGCGCGAATCGACCCGCGTTATTATGCGATGACGGTCGCCAACGCGGCGCTCGGCGGCGGCTTCGGCTCGCGCCTGAACCAGGAGGTGAGGGTGAAGCGCGGATTGGCCTATGGCGCGAGCTCGTCATTCCAGGCGCGGCGCATGGCCGGCCCGCTGACGGTCGCGACCCAGACCAAGAACACGACCGTGCCGCAGGTGGTGACGCTGATGCGCGGCGAGATGGCGCGGATGGGCAGCGAATTGGTGCCGACGGCGGAACTCGAAGCGCGCAAGGCGACGTTGATCGGCGGATTCGGCCGCGCAACCGAGACGACCGACGGGCTCGCCGGTCTGACCGCCGGGCTCGTGCTGGAAGGCGCGCCGCTATCCGAGATTGCGCGCTATGCGCCGTCGGTCGCGGCAGTGACGGCGGAGCAGGTGCGCGCGGTCGCGGTCGACCTGATCGACCCCAAGGCCGCGAGCACGATCATCGTCGGCGATGCCGGCCAGTTTCTGCCGGCCCTGAAGGCGGCTGGCGTGACGCCGGAGGTGATTCCCGCCGCGACGCTCAACCTCGATAGCGCGACGCTGCGCTGA
- a CDS encoding energy transducer TonB, whose amino-acid sequence MAGIAFVVLFHALIGYAFITGLAFNVIKKAAQDLKVVDVQDQPPPPEQKPPPPPPDQKVEPPPVVAPPPIVQTPAISAPAIVSVPTPPPAPVITPAAPPAPPPPPPPVVSKAAGAKGDPAQWITNDDYPPAALRENREGVTKISWQINEQGKVENCQVTESSGSPDLDETACRLITRRGKYSPAMDQSGRPMRSTAQRNVRWVVPKE is encoded by the coding sequence ATGGCGGGCATTGCCTTCGTGGTCCTGTTCCACGCGCTAATCGGCTATGCCTTCATCACCGGTCTGGCTTTCAACGTCATCAAGAAAGCTGCGCAGGATCTGAAGGTCGTCGACGTTCAGGATCAACCACCGCCGCCTGAGCAGAAGCCGCCACCACCGCCGCCCGACCAGAAGGTCGAGCCGCCGCCAGTGGTTGCGCCGCCGCCGATCGTGCAAACCCCGGCGATTTCCGCGCCTGCGATCGTGTCGGTTCCGACGCCTCCGCCGGCTCCGGTGATCACGCCGGCCGCACCTCCGGCTCCGCCGCCGCCGCCACCGCCGGTGGTGTCCAAGGCTGCCGGTGCCAAGGGCGATCCGGCGCAGTGGATCACCAACGACGATTATCCGCCAGCCGCGCTGCGCGAGAATCGTGAGGGTGTGACCAAGATTTCCTGGCAGATCAACGAGCAGGGCAAGGTCGAGAATTGTCAGGTCACCGAATCGAGCGGTTCGCCCGACCTTGACGAGACTGCGTGCCGTCTGATCACCCGCCGCGGCAAATATTCGCCCGCGATGGACCAGTCGGGCCGGCCGATGCGATCGACCGCACAGCGCAACGTGCGCTGGGTGGTGCCGAAGGAATGA
- a CDS encoding MotA/TolQ/ExbB proton channel family protein, with protein MTTPAAGAAAANSNPYGLMAALHQGGVIAWSVFIILVIMSAATWYIMFTKLIEQQKVLNQAKRVRTNFWGTPTIRDGVNKLEKNSAYRQIVDDGLLAQEQHTKLIDPVDQHEWLLGSLSRSTAAINSKLGTGLAVLATVGSTAPFVGLFGTVIGIYRALIKIGAAGQASIDAVAGPVGEALIMTALGLIVAVPAVLGYNWLVRRNKVVAEQIGVFANDLHGYMVSNGAVRPLLVSAKAATPVPPVKTGSAAINPKA; from the coding sequence ATGACGACCCCAGCCGCCGGCGCTGCCGCAGCCAACTCCAATCCCTATGGCCTGATGGCCGCGCTCCACCAGGGCGGTGTTATCGCCTGGTCGGTGTTCATCATCCTCGTCATCATGTCGGCCGCGACGTGGTACATCATGTTCACCAAGCTGATCGAGCAGCAGAAGGTGCTCAATCAGGCGAAGCGCGTGCGCACCAATTTCTGGGGCACGCCCACGATCCGCGACGGCGTGAACAAGCTCGAGAAGAATTCGGCCTACCGCCAGATCGTCGACGACGGCCTGCTGGCGCAGGAGCAGCACACCAAGCTGATCGATCCGGTCGACCAGCATGAGTGGCTGCTGGGCAGCCTGTCGCGCTCGACCGCGGCGATCAACTCGAAGCTCGGCACCGGCCTCGCCGTGCTCGCGACGGTCGGTTCGACCGCACCGTTCGTCGGCCTGTTCGGCACCGTGATCGGCATCTACCGCGCACTCATCAAGATCGGCGCTGCCGGTCAGGCATCGATCGACGCCGTCGCCGGCCCGGTCGGCGAGGCGCTCATCATGACCGCGCTCGGCCTGATCGTGGCCGTTCCCGCGGTGCTCGGCTACAACTGGCTCGTTCGCCGCAACAAGGTCGTCGCCGAGCAGATCGGCGTCTTCGCCAACGACCTGCATGGCTACATGGTGTCGAACGGTGCGGTGCGCCCGCTGCTGGTCTCGGCCAAGGCCGCCACGCCGGTTCCCCCGGTCAAGACCGGCTCGGCCGCGATCAACCCCAAGGCGTAA